Proteins found in one Pontibacter sp. SGAir0037 genomic segment:
- a CDS encoding aspartate kinase, whose amino-acid sequence MKIMKFGGTSVGSAERMRAVSDLIQDGESNIVVLSAMSGTTNALVQIAEKLYQNLNDDANALIDALHDKYKQVVEELYNTNEKKKQANELLSHHFDYIRAFTQDLFTIHEERAILAQGELLSTALFQFFLEENNISSVLLPALNFMKIDENEEPDAVYIARNLQTELEKYPNINLFVTQGYICRNAFGEIDNLKRGGSDYSASLIGAAADASEIQIWTDIDGMHNNDPRIVKNTYPIAELSFDEAAELAYFGAKILHPSSVLPAKQKNIPVRLLNTMQPDAKGTTITADSEGGKIKAVAAKDGITAIKIKSGRMLLAYGFLRSVFEVFERYKTPIDMITTSEVAVSLTIDNNKFLNEIVGELKEFGQVEVDQEQTIICVVGDFISERSGSALKIFKSLEEIPLRMISYGGSKNNISLLINTADKVNALTLLNDGIFERSTHNA is encoded by the coding sequence ATGAAAATAATGAAATTCGGTGGCACCTCCGTAGGGTCAGCCGAGCGTATGAGGGCTGTTTCTGACCTGATTCAGGACGGAGAGTCTAACATTGTGGTGCTATCGGCTATGTCGGGCACAACCAATGCGCTGGTACAAATTGCAGAAAAGCTGTACCAGAACCTTAATGATGACGCGAATGCGCTGATTGATGCGCTCCATGATAAATATAAACAGGTTGTAGAAGAACTCTACAACACCAACGAGAAGAAGAAACAGGCAAACGAATTACTCTCGCACCACTTCGACTATATCCGGGCCTTTACACAAGACCTGTTTACTATTCATGAGGAGCGTGCGATCCTGGCACAGGGCGAATTGCTGTCTACTGCTTTATTCCAGTTTTTCCTGGAGGAGAACAACATTTCTTCAGTGTTGTTACCTGCCCTTAACTTCATGAAAATTGATGAAAACGAAGAGCCGGATGCTGTTTACATTGCCCGGAATCTGCAAACGGAACTGGAGAAGTATCCAAACATCAACCTGTTTGTTACCCAGGGCTACATCTGCCGCAACGCTTTCGGAGAAATTGACAACCTGAAGCGTGGCGGTTCCGACTACTCTGCTTCGCTTATAGGCGCTGCAGCTGATGCTTCTGAAATCCAGATCTGGACAGACATAGACGGTATGCACAACAACGACCCGCGCATTGTAAAGAATACCTATCCTATTGCTGAACTCTCTTTTGACGAGGCTGCTGAGCTGGCTTATTTCGGTGCGAAAATTCTGCACCCTTCCAGCGTATTGCCTGCCAAACAAAAAAATATTCCTGTTCGCCTGCTAAACACCATGCAACCGGATGCAAAAGGAACAACCATCACAGCTGATAGCGAAGGCGGTAAGATTAAAGCGGTGGCGGCAAAAGACGGCATAACGGCTATCAAAATCAAGTCTGGCCGTATGTTACTGGCTTATGGTTTCCTGCGCAGTGTGTTTGAGGTTTTCGAACGCTACAAAACACCAATCGACATGATTACTACTTCGGAGGTTGCTGTGTCTTTAACAATAGACAACAACAAATTCCTGAACGAAATTGTAGGTGAGTTGAAGGAGTTTGGCCAGGTGGAAGTTGACCAGGAGCAAACCATTATCTGTGTGGTAGGTGACTTTATTTCAGAGCGAAGCGGTTCTGCGCTAAAAATATTTAAATCGCTGGAAGAAATCCCTTTACGCATGATTTCTTACGGAGGCAGCAAAAACAACATCAGCCTGCTGATTAATACTGCAGATAAAGTAAATGCCCTTACTTTACTGAATGACGGCATTTTTGAAAGGAGCACGCATAATGCTTAA
- a CDS encoding homoserine dehydrogenase — MKSRFADKKIGVFGFGCVGQGLYDVVEACEELGLEIVKICVKDRQKPRALPASVFTFDPQELLTDNRIDVLVELISNADEAYELVKQALLAGKTVVSANKKMVAEHLPELVKLQQEHGGVLLYEASVCGSIPIIRMLEAYYGTEPLQEVSGILNGSSNYILHKLASGGLSYGEALAQAQELGFAEADPSLDVQGIDALNKLCIVAAHAFGVFVHPNEVLRFGIQHITKDDIALAGEVGAVIKLVGTARWSAGGKLVLQVLPTFVPQQRELYHVNAEFNAVEVEPAFAGKQLLKGRGAGSHPTGSAVWADVAAALTGYRYTYAKLLQNQSPALDKEAPVRIYVRAKLAALVKLPWLIIESALETGEESIVVGQIKQKDMEVYQPELEEKEIFVAEIPAEINVEDFSKIIPLDVASVV, encoded by the coding sequence ATGAAAAGCAGATTTGCTGATAAAAAGATAGGTGTTTTCGGTTTTGGCTGTGTTGGGCAGGGCTTATACGATGTTGTAGAAGCTTGTGAAGAACTTGGCCTGGAAATCGTAAAGATATGTGTGAAAGACAGGCAAAAGCCACGTGCTTTACCTGCATCTGTTTTTACTTTCGATCCGCAGGAGCTCTTAACAGACAACCGGATTGATGTGCTTGTAGAGCTCATCAGCAATGCCGATGAGGCATATGAGCTGGTAAAACAAGCACTGCTGGCTGGTAAAACAGTTGTATCAGCAAATAAAAAGATGGTAGCCGAACACCTTCCTGAACTGGTAAAGCTGCAGCAGGAGCACGGGGGTGTTTTGCTTTACGAGGCTTCTGTGTGCGGCAGTATACCCATTATCAGGATGCTGGAGGCTTACTATGGTACGGAGCCGCTACAGGAAGTAAGCGGTATATTGAATGGCTCCTCTAATTACATTCTGCATAAGCTTGCTTCGGGAGGCCTGAGTTATGGCGAAGCGCTGGCGCAGGCGCAGGAACTGGGTTTTGCCGAAGCCGATCCTTCGCTTGACGTACAGGGAATAGATGCGCTGAACAAACTATGTATTGTAGCTGCGCACGCTTTTGGTGTTTTCGTGCATCCGAATGAGGTGCTACGATTCGGGATTCAGCATATAACAAAAGATGACATCGCACTGGCCGGGGAGGTTGGTGCCGTTATTAAATTAGTCGGGACAGCCAGATGGAGTGCGGGTGGTAAACTGGTATTACAGGTCTTGCCTACGTTTGTGCCACAGCAGCGAGAGCTGTATCATGTAAATGCAGAGTTTAACGCTGTTGAAGTAGAGCCTGCTTTTGCCGGGAAACAATTGCTGAAAGGACGAGGGGCCGGAAGCCATCCCACCGGTTCTGCGGTATGGGCCGATGTTGCCGCAGCTTTAACCGGTTATCGTTATACTTATGCTAAACTGCTGCAAAATCAGTCGCCTGCACTCGATAAAGAAGCCCCTGTAAGAATTTATGTGCGAGCCAAACTTGCTGCTCTGGTAAAACTTCCATGGTTAATCATCGAGTCGGCGCTGGAGACAGGGGAGGAGTCGATTGTGGTTGGCCAGATCAAGCAGAAAGATATGGAAGTATACCAGCCTGAACTGGAGGAGAAGGAAATATTTGTGGCTGAAATTCCTGCTGAAATCAATGTTGAGGATTTTTCCAAGATTATACCTCTTGACGTAGCTTCTGTTGTATAG
- the metX gene encoding homoserine O-acetyltransferase, whose protein sequence is MPTNLTYHYNKEFVLESGATLPGFVLNYSTFGTLNSTRSNVIWVCHALTGNSDFYEWWEGLFGAGKVYDPAEWFVICANTLGGCYGSTGPLSINPETQQPYYHTFPQLTNRDIVNSFDLLRQELELEQIHTLLGGSLGGQQALEWAIQKPELFQHLVHVASNARHSAWGIAFNETQRMAIRQDQTWNTDTETAGQEGLKTARAIAMLSYRHYVCYENTQQEPGNSITDNYRAATYQVYQGEKLAKRFNAYTYWLLSKAMDSHNVGRDRGGIQKALAHLKARCLFIGVESDVLFPIEEQRFLHEHVPGSDFAAVKSCYGHDGFLVETDQISQAIINFYKHETAAVLNYEKQIC, encoded by the coding sequence ATGCCGACAAATTTAACATATCATTATAACAAAGAGTTTGTGCTGGAGTCCGGAGCTACGCTTCCGGGCTTCGTGCTCAACTATTCCACATTTGGAACCCTTAACAGTACCCGCAGTAATGTAATCTGGGTATGCCATGCACTTACAGGCAACTCCGATTTTTATGAGTGGTGGGAAGGCTTGTTCGGAGCAGGAAAAGTATATGATCCGGCCGAATGGTTTGTGATCTGTGCCAATACACTGGGTGGTTGCTATGGCTCTACCGGGCCGCTTTCTATTAACCCGGAAACGCAGCAACCTTATTACCACACCTTTCCCCAGCTTACCAATCGCGATATTGTAAATTCCTTTGATCTGCTGCGCCAGGAACTGGAGCTGGAGCAGATTCATACTTTGTTGGGCGGCTCTCTGGGTGGGCAGCAGGCGCTGGAGTGGGCTATTCAGAAGCCAGAGCTTTTTCAGCACCTGGTGCATGTGGCATCTAATGCACGCCACTCTGCCTGGGGCATCGCCTTTAACGAAACACAGCGCATGGCCATTCGCCAGGACCAGACCTGGAACACCGACACCGAGACTGCCGGACAGGAAGGATTGAAAACTGCGCGGGCCATCGCTATGCTTTCCTACAGGCATTACGTGTGCTACGAGAATACGCAGCAGGAGCCGGGCAACAGTATTACCGATAACTACAGGGCAGCCACTTACCAGGTGTACCAGGGCGAAAAGCTGGCAAAACGCTTTAACGCCTATACGTACTGGCTACTGTCTAAAGCCATGGATTCACATAATGTCGGCCGTGATCGTGGTGGTATTCAGAAAGCCTTAGCGCACCTGAAAGCCAGATGCTTGTTTATAGGCGTGGAAAGTGATGTGCTGTTCCCGATAGAAGAGCAGCGGTTTCTGCATGAACATGTGCCAGGTTCCGACTTTGCTGCAGTAAAGTCCTGCTACGGGCACGACGGATTTTTAGTAGAGACTGACCAGATATCACAAGCCATTATAAACTTTTATAAACACGAAACAGCGGCAGTACTAAACTATGAAAAGCAGATTTGCTGA
- a CDS encoding potassium/proton antiporter, producing the protein MTAFSTEDILLASSILLMVSIIISRSLGKFGIPALVLFLGVGILAGSEGIGGIYFNDSQSAQSLGTIALTIILFSGGLDTRWESTRPVLWRGVMLSTFGVFITAILVGLFAYWFLNFSLLEGLLLGAIVSSTDAAAVFSILRSKNIGLKNNLRPTLELESGSNDPMAYFLTVSFTFLIANPGASIWQLVPMFFIQMVLGALIGLLMGRFMTLTINRIRLEQEGLYPAMTLAMVFFTYAFTNVIGGNGFLAIYIAAVILGNSRYLHKGSLTRFYDGLAWLMQILMFLTLGLLVFPSQILPVIGIGILISLFLIFVARPLSVFIGLSFFRTTLQEKLYVSWVGLRGAVPIVFATYPLLAGVERSDMIFNIVFFIVLTSVMLQGTTLSLVAKWLNLDQKSESLRRIRLGEDMGYDTMSTLVEIKLADGSPAAGKSLLQLHLPKVSLVVLIDRQGKFITPNGSTVLEAGDKLMVLMEHEKELENVQRVLNG; encoded by the coding sequence ATGACAGCATTTTCTACGGAAGACATTTTGCTCGCCTCCTCTATCCTGTTGATGGTTAGCATTATTATCAGCAGAAGCTTAGGGAAATTTGGCATTCCAGCGCTTGTGTTGTTTTTAGGCGTCGGTATACTGGCCGGTTCCGAGGGAATAGGAGGAATTTACTTTAACGACTCTCAGTCAGCGCAATCTCTGGGCACCATTGCCCTTACTATTATCCTTTTTTCAGGTGGTTTGGATACCCGCTGGGAAAGTACACGACCTGTTCTATGGCGTGGTGTAATGCTATCTACGTTTGGGGTGTTTATTACCGCTATACTGGTAGGACTGTTTGCATACTGGTTTCTGAATTTCAGTTTACTGGAAGGGCTTTTACTCGGAGCCATTGTTTCCTCTACCGATGCTGCTGCCGTTTTTTCCATTCTTCGTTCAAAAAACATCGGCCTTAAAAACAACCTTCGCCCCACCTTAGAATTAGAGTCGGGCAGCAACGACCCAATGGCTTATTTCTTAACGGTTAGTTTTACATTTCTTATCGCCAACCCAGGAGCTAGCATTTGGCAGTTGGTTCCGATGTTTTTCATACAGATGGTGCTGGGAGCTTTGATAGGTTTGCTAATGGGCAGGTTTATGACCTTAACCATTAACCGTATCCGGCTGGAGCAGGAGGGGCTATATCCAGCCATGACCCTGGCAATGGTTTTCTTCACCTATGCCTTCACTAATGTGATTGGCGGCAACGGCTTTTTAGCTATATACATTGCTGCAGTTATCTTGGGCAACAGCCGATACCTTCATAAAGGAAGCCTTACACGATTCTACGATGGCCTGGCCTGGCTCATGCAAATCCTGATGTTCTTAACGCTAGGCCTGCTGGTTTTCCCTTCTCAAATTTTACCGGTTATAGGTATTGGCATACTCATCTCTCTGTTCCTGATTTTTGTTGCACGCCCGCTGAGCGTCTTTATCGGCCTGTCGTTCTTCCGCACTACACTTCAGGAAAAGCTTTATGTGTCTTGGGTAGGACTCAGAGGTGCTGTGCCGATTGTTTTTGCAACTTATCCCTTGCTGGCAGGTGTAGAAAGATCAGATATGATTTTTAACATCGTTTTCTTTATTGTTCTAACCTCCGTTATGCTACAGGGGACTACTCTGAGCCTGGTAGCTAAATGGCTGAATTTAGACCAAAAAAGCGAAAGCCTGCGACGCATCCGGCTGGGTGAAGACATGGGCTACGATACTATGAGCACGCTTGTAGAAATAAAACTTGCAGATGGCAGTCCTGCCGCTGGCAAATCGCTGCTTCAGTTGCACCTTCCTAAAGTTTCGCTGGTGGTTTTGATTGATCGGCAGGGGAAATTTATTACTCCAAATGGCTCAACAGTACTGGAAGCAGGAGACAAGCTTATGGTGTTGATGGAACATGAGAAAGAACTTGAAAATGTTCAGCGAGTCTTGAACGGCTAG
- a CDS encoding O-acetylhomoserine aminocarboxypropyltransferase/cysteine synthase family protein, which yields MSKEFRFETLQLHAGQEVDPTTQSRAVPIYQTTSYVFKNAEHGANLFALKEFGNIYTRIMNPTTDVFEKRIAALEGGAAAVAVASGQAAQFLALHNILQAGDNFVSTSFLYGGTYNQFKVSFKRLGIEARFAANDEIESYEKLIDENTKAIYLETIGNPRFNIPDFEAVAALANKYDLPLIVDNTFGAGGYLFRPLEHGAHVVVESATKWIGGHGTSIGGVIVDGGNFNWGNGKFPQFSEPAEGYHGLNFWEVFGADGPFGNIAFAIRARVEGLRDFGPALSPFNSFLLLQGLETLSLRVDRTVQNALELATWLEQQEEVESVNYPGLPSSKYHALAQKYLKRGFGGVFSFKLKGEKEHAEKFVNSLELISHLANVGDAKTLIIHPASTTHQQLSAEEQLGAGVDPTLLRVSAGIEHIDDIKADFQQAFAKVFDKQAEAVLD from the coding sequence ATGTCAAAAGAATTTCGTTTCGAAACATTACAGCTTCATGCTGGCCAGGAGGTAGACCCCACCACACAGTCACGTGCTGTGCCTATATACCAGACTACTTCCTATGTGTTTAAAAATGCAGAACACGGAGCCAATCTGTTTGCATTGAAGGAGTTTGGCAATATCTATACCCGCATAATGAACCCGACAACCGATGTGTTCGAAAAGCGCATTGCTGCTTTGGAGGGTGGGGCAGCCGCCGTTGCCGTAGCTTCGGGACAGGCCGCTCAGTTTCTGGCACTTCATAATATACTACAGGCTGGCGATAATTTTGTGTCGACCAGCTTTCTGTATGGCGGTACCTACAACCAGTTTAAAGTTTCTTTCAAGCGTTTGGGCATAGAGGCCCGTTTCGCTGCCAACGACGAGATCGAGAGCTACGAAAAGCTGATCGATGAAAACACCAAAGCCATTTATTTGGAAACGATTGGCAATCCGCGATTTAATATTCCGGATTTTGAAGCCGTAGCAGCACTGGCAAATAAATACGACCTGCCGCTGATTGTAGACAACACCTTCGGTGCCGGTGGTTACCTGTTCCGCCCCTTGGAGCATGGCGCTCATGTGGTGGTGGAATCTGCTACAAAGTGGATTGGCGGCCACGGTACCAGCATTGGCGGTGTCATTGTGGATGGAGGCAATTTTAACTGGGGCAACGGAAAGTTTCCGCAGTTTTCTGAACCGGCGGAAGGGTACCATGGGTTAAACTTTTGGGAAGTATTCGGAGCTGATGGGCCATTCGGAAACATCGCCTTTGCCATCAGGGCCAGGGTAGAAGGTTTACGCGATTTCGGACCTGCACTAAGTCCGTTTAACTCATTCCTGCTGCTGCAGGGTTTGGAAACGCTTTCGCTGCGGGTTGACAGAACCGTGCAGAATGCGCTGGAACTAGCTACCTGGCTGGAACAGCAGGAAGAGGTGGAAAGTGTGAATTATCCAGGCTTGCCCTCCAGTAAATACCATGCGCTGGCCCAGAAATACCTGAAGCGTGGTTTTGGCGGAGTGTTTTCGTTTAAGCTGAAAGGAGAGAAAGAACATGCCGAGAAATTTGTAAACAGCCTTGAACTGATCAGCCACCTGGCCAACGTAGGCGACGCAAAAACGCTGATCATTCATCCGGCCTCTACCACACACCAGCAGCTTTCGGCAGAAGAGCAGTTGGGGGCAGGAGTCGATCCAACCCTGCTGCGCGTTTCAGCAGGTATAGAACACATAGACGATATAAAAGCAGATTTTCAACAGGCTTTTGCCAAAGTTTTCGATAAACAGGCAGAAGCTGTTCTGGACTAA
- a CDS encoding universal stress protein — translation MDKRFIVLIDFSDYSDNMVRYAYNWSRQAEAKLLLLHQVAVVAPAMADSTTRASIAMHARTRAFQKLKALIHSNVPDNEEVQLSVVETDLKYTLAKLVAEPYDQLIFLSLKGTGLLKQLFMGSVAIDVIENANALVAAIPKNIPYFSPRKLFIAVSDKHPLNISALEKLMQFIPGHVDMIIFFHLAKGNEDTASVAEELEKLSWRFSAICPTQHAIYHDKNAFEDMRAMVLNKNEELLVLQKGSRLFVDQLFRKFLVNELVYQGEIPLLVLP, via the coding sequence ATGGACAAGCGATTTATTGTATTGATCGATTTTTCTGATTATTCTGATAATATGGTACGTTATGCCTACAATTGGTCCAGGCAGGCAGAAGCTAAGCTCCTGTTACTGCACCAGGTTGCTGTAGTAGCCCCTGCCATGGCCGACAGTACAACCAGGGCATCAATTGCCATGCATGCCAGGACTAGGGCATTTCAAAAGCTAAAAGCTCTTATCCATTCCAACGTTCCTGACAACGAGGAGGTGCAATTATCAGTGGTGGAAACAGATTTAAAGTACACTTTGGCAAAACTTGTGGCTGAGCCATATGACCAGTTGATATTCCTAAGTCTTAAAGGTACAGGTCTCCTGAAGCAGCTGTTTATGGGTAGTGTTGCCATTGATGTTATTGAAAATGCAAATGCCCTTGTGGCCGCAATACCAAAAAATATACCTTACTTTTCTCCCAGAAAGCTATTCATCGCCGTTAGCGATAAGCATCCTCTGAATATTTCAGCTTTAGAAAAATTAATGCAGTTTATCCCTGGTCACGTCGATATGATCATTTTCTTTCATTTAGCTAAGGGCAACGAAGACACAGCCAGTGTAGCGGAAGAACTGGAAAAGCTTAGCTGGCGGTTTAGCGCAATTTGCCCAACACAACATGCTATTTATCACGATAAAAATGCTTTTGAAGACATGCGAGCCATGGTTTTAAACAAAAATGAAGAACTGTTAGTTTTACAGAAGGGCTCTAGGCTGTTTGTTGATCAGCTTTTTAGGAAGTTTCTGGTAAATGAACTGGTTTATCAGGGTGAAATACCCTTGCTGGTACTGCCCTGA
- the lysA gene encoding diaminopimelate decarboxylase, with amino-acid sequence MLKENLQELQQHETPFYVYDLELLRQTLQAAQQEASRYNFHVHYAMKANANAPVLAEVLGVGFGADCVSGNEVRRAIENGFSPEHVVFAGVGKSDAEINYALEQDIFCFNCESSHELEILNELAEKKGRKARIALRINPNVNAKTHKYITTGLEENKFGINAWELESVLELLKQLPHIELIGIHFHIGSQITDLTVFKNLCTRVNEFQEWFEAHNVRLEHLNVGGGLGVDYYHPEQQPVPDFASYFSLFNQFLEVRPGQQVHFELGRALVAQCGALVSKVLYIKKGITTNFAILDAGMTELIRPALYQSYHKIENLTAAPSEEVRYDVVGPICESSDCFGKAVMLPETRRGDLIALHTAGAYGEVMASQYNLRDKAIAIYLNQ; translated from the coding sequence ATGCTTAAAGAAAACCTACAGGAGTTACAACAGCATGAAACTCCTTTTTATGTATACGATTTAGAACTACTCAGGCAAACGCTACAGGCGGCGCAGCAGGAGGCCTCCAGGTACAACTTTCATGTACACTATGCCATGAAAGCCAATGCAAATGCTCCCGTATTGGCCGAGGTTCTAGGTGTTGGCTTTGGTGCCGACTGTGTAAGCGGTAACGAAGTACGCCGCGCCATCGAAAACGGCTTTTCACCTGAACATGTTGTTTTTGCAGGCGTAGGCAAGTCTGATGCTGAAATAAACTACGCACTGGAGCAGGATATCTTCTGCTTCAACTGCGAGTCCAGCCACGAACTGGAAATCCTGAACGAACTGGCAGAAAAGAAAGGCAGAAAGGCCCGCATCGCGCTGCGTATCAACCCGAATGTAAATGCCAAGACGCATAAGTATATTACCACGGGTCTTGAAGAAAATAAGTTCGGAATAAACGCCTGGGAACTGGAAAGCGTGCTGGAGCTTTTAAAGCAGTTGCCGCACATCGAGCTAATCGGTATTCACTTCCACATTGGCTCTCAGATTACTGACCTGACTGTTTTCAAGAACCTGTGCACTCGTGTAAATGAGTTCCAGGAGTGGTTTGAGGCTCATAATGTGAGGCTCGAGCACCTTAATGTAGGTGGCGGATTGGGAGTAGACTATTATCACCCGGAGCAACAACCGGTGCCGGATTTTGCTTCTTATTTCAGCCTGTTTAACCAGTTCCTGGAAGTAAGGCCCGGACAGCAGGTGCACTTTGAGCTGGGTAGAGCGCTGGTAGCCCAATGCGGTGCTCTGGTCTCTAAAGTGCTCTACATCAAAAAAGGAATTACCACTAATTTTGCCATTCTGGATGCAGGCATGACGGAGTTGATCCGCCCTGCGCTTTACCAGTCTTACCACAAAATTGAAAACCTTACGGCTGCTCCTTCAGAGGAGGTGCGGTATGATGTGGTAGGCCCTATCTGTGAATCGAGCGACTGTTTTGGTAAAGCGGTTATGCTGCCCGAAACCAGGCGTGGCGATCTGATCGCCCTTCATACAGCTGGTGCCTATGGAGAAGTAATGGCCTCCCAATATAATTTGCGCGATAAAGCAATCGCTATTTATTTAAATCAGTAA